One Salvia splendens isolate huo1 chromosome 22, SspV2, whole genome shotgun sequence DNA segment encodes these proteins:
- the LOC121786061 gene encoding putative D-cysteine desulfhydrase 1, mitochondrial: MDSMPKTNDTSFEFPCKKPYTPPSWAANLNPIPSHVFSLGQFPTPIHKWNLPNLPKGTEVYLKRDDLSGMQLSGNKVRKLEFLMAEAVAQGADCIITIGGIQSNHCRATAVAAKYLNLDCYLILRTSKALVDQDPGLTGNLLVERLVGAHVDLISKEEYASIGAVALTNILKEKLLSEGRKPYVIPVGGSNSLGTWGYVEAVREIQQQLGKGSGGITFDDIIVACGSGGTIAGLSVGTWLSGLAAKVHAYCVCDDPDYFYDYVQGLIDGLQAGVSSRDIVNIQNAKGLGYAMNTSEELNFVREIAKATGIVLDPVYSGKAAYGMMRDMAENPRKWEGRKVLFVHTGGLLGLYEKTEQITPLVGNWRRMDVHASIPRKEGTGKMF; encoded by the exons ATGGATTCTATGCCCAAAACCAACGACACCTCTTTCGAGTTTCCCTGCAAGAAGCCTTACACGCCGCCTTCGTGGGCAGCCAACCTCAATCCAATTCCTTCCCACGTTTTCTCCCTCGGCCAG tttCCGActccaattcacaagtggaacCTCCCTAATTTACCTAAGGGAACCGAGGTTTATCTCAAG CGTGATGATCTTTCAGGAATGCAATTGAGTGGTAACAAAGTCAGGAAACTTGAATTCTTGATGGCTGAGGCGGTGGCTCAGGGTGCTGATTGCATTATAACTATTGGAGGGATACAAAGCAATCACTGCCGAGCCACTGCTGTGGCTGCCAAGTATTTGAATCTCGACTGCTATCTTATTCTACGCACGTCTAAG GCTCTAGTCGACCAAGATCCCGGTTTGACTGGAAATCTCTTAGTCGAACGTTTGGTTGGAGCACATGTAGATCTTATTTCAAAAGAAGAATATGCTAGCATTGGGGCTGTA GCTCTCACCAACATACTGAAAGAAAAGCTGTTGAGTGAAGGCAGAAAGCCGTATGTCATTCCTGTGGGTGGATCCAACTCCTTGGGGACTTG GGGCTACGTCGAAGCAGTTAGAGAGATCCAACAACAGCTTGGAAAAGGGAGCGGTGGAATAACATTTGACGACATAATTGTAGCATGTGGAAG CGGAGGCACAATTGCTGGCTTATCAGTCGGGACTTGGCTGAGTGGCTTGGCTGCTAAA GTCCATGCCTATTGTGTATGTGATGATCCCGACTATTTCTATGACTACGTTCAAGGCCTAATCGATGGGCTCCAGGCCGGTGTTAGCTCGCGTGACATTGTCAACATTCAAAAT GCGAAAGGACTTGGTTATGCCATGAATACATCAGAAGAGCTAAATTTTGTGCGAGAAATTGCTAAAGCCACCGGTATTGTTCTTGACCCCGTCTACAG TGGAAAAGCTGCGTATGGGATGATGAGAGACATGGCTGAGAATCCCAGGAAGTGGGAAGGAAGAAAGGTCCTCTTTGTACACACTGGAGGCCTCTTGGGACTGTACGAGAAAACCGAGCAGATAACGCCTCTGGTCGGAAACTGGCGCAGGATGGATGTCCATGCGTCCATCCCTCGCAAGGAAGGCACCGGCAAGATGTTCTAG